The Malus domestica chromosome 13, GDT2T_hap1 genome includes a window with the following:
- the LOC114819242 gene encoding GDP-L-galactose phosphorylase 2-like — protein sequence MVQWEDRMQRGLFRYDLTACETKVIPGQFGFIAQLNEGAILRRGQRSFELIRFSSPLMAASLTSLKLNKRRFYSSLKPAKMVEIAIIEAQALRGACYS from the exons ATGGTACAGTGGGAAGATCGCATGCAGAGAGGGCTATTTCGCTATGATCTCACTGCTTGTGAAACCAAG GTGATCCCAGGGCAATTTGGTTTCATAGCCCAGCTGAATGAGGGCGCCATCTTAAGAAGAGGCCAACGGAGTTTCGAGTTGATAAGGTTCTCCAGCCCTTTGATGGCAGCAAGTTTAACTTCACTAAAGTTGAACAAGAGGAGGTTCTATTCCAGTTTGAAGCCAGCGAAGATG GTAGAGATAGCAATTATTGAGGCGCAAGCATTACGAGGAGCATGTTACTCTTAA